The Sphaerospermopsis torques-reginae ITEP-024 genome has a window encoding:
- a CDS encoding TlyA family RNA methyltransferase, with product MMKQRLDTLLVDLGLSPSRQQAQRLIQAGEVMVNQTVIDKPGTEVDTTAEIQVKERPPFVSRGGEKLAKALKIFGISANQRICLDGGISTGGFTDCLLQNGAEKVYGIDVGYGQVDWKIRNDERVILKERTNLRELQPEQLYIDNAPFPDLAVVDVSFISLTKVLPAIWRLTQAPREAVLLVKPQFEVGKNRVGKKGVVRDSKDHADAIFQVLKTALELGWQYQGLTFSPITGPAGNIEYLLWLGMESETSALELITIQEITKNAVQELTKNEQ from the coding sequence ATAATGAAACAAAGACTAGATACACTATTAGTAGATTTGGGTTTATCTCCTTCCCGTCAACAAGCACAAAGACTAATTCAAGCCGGCGAAGTTATGGTAAATCAAACAGTAATTGATAAACCAGGAACAGAAGTAGATACAACCGCAGAAATTCAAGTTAAAGAACGTCCACCTTTTGTTTCTCGCGGTGGTGAAAAACTTGCAAAAGCATTAAAAATATTTGGTATTTCTGCAAATCAAAGAATCTGTTTAGATGGGGGAATTTCCACTGGTGGTTTTACAGATTGTTTATTACAAAATGGTGCAGAAAAGGTTTATGGAATTGATGTAGGATATGGACAAGTTGACTGGAAAATTAGAAATGATGAACGAGTAATTTTAAAAGAACGTACCAATTTACGGGAATTACAACCAGAACAATTATATATAGATAATGCCCCATTTCCAGATTTAGCAGTTGTAGATGTTTCCTTTATTTCTTTAACCAAAGTTTTACCAGCAATTTGGCGTTTAACCCAAGCACCAAGGGAAGCAGTTTTATTAGTTAAACCACAGTTTGAAGTTGGTAAAAATCGTGTGGGTAAAAAAGGAGTAGTCCGTGATTCTAAAGATCATGCAGATGCAATATTCCAAGTTTTAAAAACAGCGTTAGAATTAGGATGGCAATATCAGGGTTTGACTTTTTCTCCCATTACTGGACCTGCGGGAAATATTGAATATTTGTTATGGTTAGGAATGGAAAGTGAAACATCAGCACTGGAGTTAATAACTATTCAAGAAATTACTAAAAATGCTGTACAGGAGTTGACAAAAAATGAACAGTAA
- a CDS encoding DUF29 domain-containing protein, with protein MNSNYQLWLDATIENLKHRDFDNLDIDLLIEEIEEMGGSLKDALENNLIVILAHLLKWKYQPEKRSGSWRGSIKEHRRRVNKSIQKHPSLKNYYDNIFGESYYPAVDWAIEETGLSPDIFPEKCPFTSEEVLDNDFLPNP; from the coding sequence ATGAACAGTAATTATCAATTGTGGTTAGATGCAACCATTGAAAATTTAAAACATCGTGATTTTGATAACTTAGATATTGATTTATTAATAGAAGAAATTGAAGAAATGGGTGGCAGTTTAAAAGATGCTTTAGAAAATAATCTCATTGTGATTTTAGCCCATCTTTTAAAATGGAAATATCAACCGGAAAAACGTTCTGGAAGTTGGCGAGGAAGTATCAAAGAACATCGCCGCAGAGTTAATAAATCTATACAAAAACATCCCAGTTTAAAAAATTACTATGATAATATTTTTGGAGAAAGTTACTATCCTGCGGTAGATTGGGCAATAGAAGAAACAGGATTATCACCGGATATTTTCCCAGAGAAATGTCCTTTTACTTCTGAAGAAGTCTTAGACAATGACTTCTTACCAAATCCTTAA
- a CDS encoding Rpn family recombination-promoting nuclease/putative transposase — protein MKTDTIFYRLFQEIPSIFFELIGESPELAENYEFSSIEVKQTAFRIDGVFLPQETTENPIYFLEVQFQPDEDLYSRLFSEIFLYLRQNKPKCGWKGVVIYPSRAVDEGNIQDYEEFFLSQRVRVIYLDEIEETTSLPIGIATIKLIITNETQAVTQARELINRTKQEVKSQPKQQQILEIIETILIYKFPRMKREEIESMFGLSDLKQTRFYQEAKEEGELKAKLEAVPGLVGLGLSQEQIAQVLNLSIEEVKNIIEKMSR, from the coding sequence GTATTTTTTTTGAACTCATAGGTGAATCTCCCGAACTAGCCGAAAATTATGAGTTTTCCTCCATTGAAGTCAAACAAACAGCTTTTAGAATAGATGGAGTCTTCTTACCTCAAGAAACTACAGAAAATCCCATCTATTTCCTAGAAGTGCAATTTCAGCCAGATGAAGACCTTTATAGCAGACTATTTTCGGAAATATTCTTATATTTACGCCAAAATAAACCCAAATGTGGATGGAAAGGAGTAGTAATATATCCTAGTCGTGCTGTAGATGAAGGTAATATTCAGGACTATGAAGAATTTTTCCTGAGTCAACGAGTGAGGGTGATTTATTTAGATGAAATTGAAGAAACAACATCATTACCCATTGGGATTGCTACAATTAAATTAATCATTACCAATGAAACACAAGCCGTCACTCAAGCTAGGGAATTAATTAATCGTACCAAACAAGAGGTTAAGTCTCAACCCAAACAACAACAAATATTAGAAATCATCGAGACAATTTTAATTTACAAATTTCCAAGAATGAAGAGGGAGGAAATAGAATCAATGTTTGGACTAAGTGATTTAAAACAAACTAGATTTTATCAAGAAGCTAAAGAAGAAGGAGAACTCAAAGCTAAATTAGAAGCTGTTCCTGGGTTGGTAGGATTAGGTTTGAGTCAAGAACAAATTGCTCAAGTTTTGAATTTAAGTATTGAGGAAGTGAAGAACATTATCGAGAAAATGTCAAGGTGA